TGTATTCGGGCTCGGAAAGGCCCGTGGCCGCCCGGTTCGGGCATCTTCCTGCCACGCATTCCAGAAACCAGCTTCCAAGCCTGTAGGGAACCGACGGGCTTTGCGGCAGCTTCTTGAACGCCTCGGCAACTGCGGCCTGACAGGGGACGAAGGCCGCCTGTATTGCAAAGCAGGCGGAAAGGCTTTCCTCGCCGTACCTGCCGCTTCCGGCCAGGGGGTCCGTCAGCACCTCCGGGCAGGCGGTCATTTCGTCAAAGAGCCTGTCCTCGGAGTCGTAGATGTCGTGAAGAACCTCGGCCAGAAAAAACCTGGTGGAAAGCTCCATGAAATAGAGGAAGGAGCCGCCGACCTTGAGATAGTCCCGAAGTTCGGTCTGGTGGGTGGCCTTTTTTATGTAGAGGTCCTCGATCACCTCCACGCTCCTGTCTTTGCCCGCCGCAAGGGGCTGAACCAGGCGAAGGATCACCGAAAGGAGCGGCACCACGCATTCCCGTGGGGCAAGAGTGCGGGCTATGGCCCATTCCTTCTTTATCTGTTCCAGGTACCTGGAAAAATCCGTCACCGGCTTGGGGGTGACCTTTACCACAAGGTGCGCGTCGAAAATCACGTAATACAGGCGGCTCCGGCTCTTGCTCTCCTCGCCTATGGGGCGGATGCTCATGCGGCGGCTCATCCACTTCCCTTTGCGGTTTACCTTGAACTCGAAAACGTGGGCGCCCCTGGACGGACGCTCCTCAACCGGGACAACCTCCGAAGGGGCGTTCTGGGGCACACCAAGCTGGGCCTTGTATATCGTCAGAAAAAAATCCACCAGGTCCCTGGGCTTTACGTCCCAGCGGGTTGCGGCGGGCGTTCTTGCAGGGGCGTCCGGCTCCCCCGCCGGGGGGGCTTCCGCCGCCGGAAGGGCTTCCTTCGCCTGCGCCTCGATCTTTATCCCGGGGCGTTTTTTCTTCAGAACCAGGGCTCCGACAGCCAGCAGGACGAGGATCAGGCCCCCGGCCAGGACCCAGGCGACCGGGCCGGAAAAGGGGATGGCCCCGGCAGAGCTCATCAGAATGACCCCCCAAAGTCCGGTCATGGCAATATCCCCGCAGATGAGCCTTTTTTCTTGTCGACGGAAAGGCTCAGGCTTTTTTCCTTGATGGACATTATGTTCGTGAAATGGCTTGAAACGTCCTGCAGCCGGGCATTGAGCAGGGCCCTGGCCCTGCCCAGTTCCTGGGCGTGTTCCTGGTAACGGCTGGCCGCGTCGCCAAGACCCAGGACCACGTCTTCGTATCTTTCCTTTAAAAATTCGTGCTCCCGCCTTGCCACGCCGAGGTAAACACGGATTTCGGCGAAATAGGCGGCCTGCCTTTTCTGGAATTCCGCGTCGGCCAGGGAGGTGAAATGGGCAAGGACCCTCAGTTCGGAATTTTCAAGATCATCGGCATCCTCGGTGAGTTCCTCGATCTTTTTCGGGTTTTTTTCAGCCCAGTCCGCAATTTCGCCCAGGGCGGCCTCCGTGTCCCTCAGAAATTCGTCGGCGTATTCCAGGAGAAGCCCCGTGGTTTCGGGATCTGCGGGCACGCCCTTGGCGTTGAAGGCCTGGTCCATCTCCAAAAGACAGGAATACAGCTTGTAATTGGCCGTTATGAACTTGATGGAGGCGTCCTTCATCTCCTTGGCCGGCTCCTTGGGCATTGCTTTTTCCAGGTCCTCGTTGGGCACGTTGAACTTCGCGCACCCCGCCGCAAGCAAAACGGCAAGCACAAGGACTGCAAGAGCTGTATTTTTATGGTGTCTTTTCAAGGCTGCTCCTGGACCGGACTTCCGGGCTCAAGCGGACAACAGGGCGATTCGGCGACATTCTCCCGTTTTCTGTTTTATCGCATGAGCACGCCCCGTGCAACGCTTTTCGGTTGGGTGACCGCATTTGGACAAAGTGGGCAGCCGGACCGATGCCGCCGTTCAGATTGACGTTGCATTAAAAGGTGATATGGTGTATTTATTATCGAATCGAGAATTATGTTTTATCGCGTCCGGCGGAAGGCCGCGTTACAGGTCGAATCCTCTTGCGGCCCCGATGGTTTTCTCGAAACAAATGCAATATTTCCTCTTCGGACAAAACGCCCTTTCAGGGGAGCGGATGGCCACGGACCTGAAAGGCCGAAGCCTGATCGTTGTGGATTCGAGCGCCACTTTACTCAATCAAAAAGAAGGACGGGTATGACAAAGCGTACTCTTTTTCACGGCATTGCCTGGGTGGCGCTGGCCGTTGCGGCTTTCCTGCCGGGTTCGGCCCTTGCCGCCGTTACCGGAATAACCGGCCCATCCGATGTCCGCTATAACTACACAGCCGTTTTCACGGCCACGGGAAGCGCCGCCGTGGATTACCACTGGAAGTTTACACCCGGTGATACCAATGGCATAACGGTCCTGAACTCGGCCAGAATAACCTGGCTGGCCGACTTGTATCCGACGGACGACTACGATCCCGCCGTGGTTTTGATGACCGTCAAGGACTTGCTTGAGCAGACGGAGTACTCGCGGAACATCAACGTCTACAGGCCCGTAAGCATATTTTACAAGGACCTTATTCCCAAATACGTGCTTCCGGGCAAGCACACCCGCAGCGAACACGGCGTGGACAAGATCAACGGAACAGGCGGCAGGTACGGTACCTACCAGTGGATATTCACCGGGCCGGCCTGGGCCACCTTTTTTTACGCGGGCAACAACAAGGTCGCCAATTTCACCGGCCCCACTGCGGGCAGCTACGCCGGGGAATACACCGTAACCCTACAGGACGGCCTTCCGGGCACGGACTCCGTCAATATATGGGTTCCCGTCCGTATTGAGGAGGGGCCCGTGATCGTGGCGGAAGGCGGAGCACCCATATTCTACCACATCACGGGAATGCCGGACGGGATAAATTACACCCCAAGGCTCATGACCGGAACCGACTCCAGCGCCACCGAAGTAACAGGCGACGTCCAATACGGCAACATCACCGCCCAGATAGGGCCCTCCGTGGGCGGGGTTTACACCCTCACCTACACGCCTCCGGCCAACGCTTCCACCTTCAACAAGTTTTACATCATCTGCGAGCCGGACCAGGCACTCAACTTCCCCGCCTACGGCAACATCTACAGGCCCCTGCCCTTCGGCCCCATGATCGTCCGGGACACCAGGAATTTTTCGGGCCAGCTCCTTGATACCAACACCAGGCTGCCCATAGTGGGAGCAAAGGTCTCCCTTTACGCCCCGTCTCCCTACAGGGGCTTCACCACCACCAACGCTTTGGGCGAATTTTTCTTCGGCCCCCTTCCCTCGGCCAACATGTACGCGTTTTCGATTTCCGCGCCAGGTTACACAAACGGCAAGGTAAGCTCCCAGTACCTTGCCGAAAACGTTCCGGGCAATGCCCAGATATCCGTCGATCCGGCTTCTGCGGCCTTTGTTTCGGGCAACGTAAGGCGTCCCGACGGCTCCCTTCTGGGGCCGAACGAGGACGCGGTGGTGGGCCTGGTCCGCAAGTATTGGGACGGAACCGTTCCCATGGTCGAATTGCTGGGCGAACTTTCAATTGTCGGATCGTCCTATTACCTGTCCCTGGCCGCAGTTCCCCCCAACCCGCCCCAGGCCGGGGTTCATGATTACGTCCTCATGGCCTACACCGAAGGCCTCTACACCGAGTACGTGCTGCCGGACGGCACCAATTTCCCCTATGCCGGCGTGGACCTCACCCTTTCCAACACCTACAAGGGCGTGGTCATAGGAACCATCCCGTACATGAATGACGGCATTCCCGTGCCGATCACCGGCGGCCTCCGGGTGGCCGGCGTCAACACGAAAAAGGACCTTGTGACGGGTGACTTGATCGGCCAGTTTCCTGCGGGTTTCGTGGAAATCCGCCCGGCCGGAATTGAAATTGACGAACTTACGGGCGCTCCCCTGGGCGCAAATCTCATAGGCGACATCACCGACAACCAGAACGGCGATGACATTGGCCGCAGCACCTTCGCCTACGCGGTGCCCTCCATCACTTTCGTGGACGTGCGGGACGACAACATGGAAGGCAACAACGAGCTGGTGGGCGACAGGTGGTACAGGGTCAAAATGCCCCTTGACCTCACCGTGATAAACAAGGGAAGCCTGGAGCAGGGCCTCATGTGGGTCCGCTCTTCGGTGGGCAACGTGCTGGACCTCAAAAGCTGCGAATCCAGCCACATAGCGGCAAGCAACATTTACGCCATCGACTACCTTGGCGACGGGCGCACCGGAAGCGTTTATTTCGATTCGGGCTCAAGGGGAAAATGGTTCGCGGTGGGCGGCCAGTGCGACGAGGGCATAGACAACGAGGGCGGATACGACTTCGCTCCCTTTGAGCGCTACGAAATCTTCGGCTGCTTCGTTTCCACAGTAATGGCCGAAAGCGGAGGGCGGACGGGCGGATCGGGCCTTCTGGCTGCGGCCCTCCTGCTGGCCGGGCTTTTGTTCACACGCCGCAACTGATGCATGATTTTCACTACGGGGCCGCAGGTCGCGCCTTACAATGGCGGCGGCCTGCGGCCCTTTTGCGCCTGCAACTTTCCCAACCTGGCCCGGCTCCGTGAAAAGGCTTCCCAAAAACCTAATCCTGGCTGCAGTCCTGGTGCTGGCCGTGTTCCTCGTTTACGGGCCGTCCTTTTCCAACGGTTTCATATGGGATGACGACGATTACGTAACGGAAAACCCGGCCCTCGATTCTCCGGGGGCCCTGTGCGACCTCTGGTTCTCCCCCAACTCCACCCCCCAGTACTACCCCCTTGTTTTCACAACCTTCTGGATCGAGCGCCGGATATTCGGCCTCGACCCGTCCGGTTTCCACGCCGTGAACGCGGCCCTTCACGCAATGTCTGCCCTGCTTCTGTGGCGGCTCCTGGCCATGCTTGGGGTGCCTCTGGCATGGTTCTGCGCGGCCATTTTCGCCCTTCACCCCGTAAACGTGGAGAGCGTGGCCTGGATAACCGAACGCAAGAACCTGCTTTCCGGGGTGTTCTATTTCGCTGCGGCCATCTGTTTCCTTGGCTCATGGGGCGTTTCGGGCGATGGTCCGGCGGAAGGCGGCCCCCCGGAAAAGCCCGTCAGGGCGGGGCGGCTTTACGTGGCCTCGTTCATCCTGTTTTTTTGCGCCCTTCTTTCCAAGACCGTCACTTCAACCCTGCCAGCCGCCCTTGTTTTGGTTTTATTGTGGAAACGCCGCCGGGTCCGCCTCATGGAATTTTTGAGCCTTGCGCCCTTTTTCGCCATGTCCCTGGCCTTCGGCCTTCTCACCATCTGGATGGAGCGGACCCACGTCGGGGCTGGCGGGGCGGATTTCGACCTGGACGCGGCCCAAAGGCTCCTCCTGGCCGGAAGGGCTTTCTGGTTTTACGCCGGAAAAATTCTCTGGCCCGAAGGCTTCGTGTTCATCTATCCCAGGGTGATACCAGATCCGTCAACCCTTGTTTCGTGGCTGGGGCCAGCCGGTTTTGCGGCTCTTGTAGCGGCGCTCTGGGTGTTCAGGAAAAAAATCGGGCCCGGTCCCCTGGCGGCGGTGCTGCTTTTCGCCCTGGCCCTGTTTCCCGCCCTTGGTTTTTTCAACGTCTACCCCTTCCGGTTTTCCT
This window of the Deltaproteobacteria bacterium genome carries:
- a CDS encoding carboxypeptidase regulatory-like domain-containing protein, whose product is MTKRTLFHGIAWVALAVAAFLPGSALAAVTGITGPSDVRYNYTAVFTATGSAAVDYHWKFTPGDTNGITVLNSARITWLADLYPTDDYDPAVVLMTVKDLLEQTEYSRNINVYRPVSIFYKDLIPKYVLPGKHTRSEHGVDKINGTGGRYGTYQWIFTGPAWATFFYAGNNKVANFTGPTAGSYAGEYTVTLQDGLPGTDSVNIWVPVRIEEGPVIVAEGGAPIFYHITGMPDGINYTPRLMTGTDSSATEVTGDVQYGNITAQIGPSVGGVYTLTYTPPANASTFNKFYIICEPDQALNFPAYGNIYRPLPFGPMIVRDTRNFSGQLLDTNTRLPIVGAKVSLYAPSPYRGFTTTNALGEFFFGPLPSANMYAFSISAPGYTNGKVSSQYLAENVPGNAQISVDPASAAFVSGNVRRPDGSLLGPNEDAVVGLVRKYWDGTVPMVELLGELSIVGSSYYLSLAAVPPNPPQAGVHDYVLMAYTEGLYTEYVLPDGTNFPYAGVDLTLSNTYKGVVIGTIPYMNDGIPVPITGGLRVAGVNTKKDLVTGDLIGQFPAGFVEIRPAGIEIDELTGAPLGANLIGDITDNQNGDDIGRSTFAYAVPSITFVDVRDDNMEGNNELVGDRWYRVKMPLDLTVINKGSLEQGLMWVRSSVGNVLDLKSCESSHIAASNIYAIDYLGDGRTGSVYFDSGSRGKWFAVGGQCDEGIDNEGGYDFAPFERYEIFGCFVSTVMAESGGRTGGSGLLAAALLLAGLLFTRRN
- a CDS encoding tetratricopeptide repeat protein — translated: MKRLPKNLILAAVLVLAVFLVYGPSFSNGFIWDDDDYVTENPALDSPGALCDLWFSPNSTPQYYPLVFTTFWIERRIFGLDPSGFHAVNAALHAMSALLLWRLLAMLGVPLAWFCAAIFALHPVNVESVAWITERKNLLSGVFYFAAAICFLGSWGVSGDGPAEGGPPEKPVRAGRLYVASFILFFCALLSKTVTSTLPAALVLVLLWKRRRVRLMEFLSLAPFFAMSLAFGLLTIWMERTHVGAGGADFDLDAAQRLLLAGRAFWFYAGKILWPEGFVFIYPRVIPDPSTLVSWLGPAGFAALVAALWVFRKKIGPGPLAAVLLFALALFPALGFFNVYPFRFSFVADHFQYLAGPCIMGLFASAFAAGLGWLGSLMGPRAARSLAIVSMAAVLAFLGASSMVLALSYDGQERLWTATLQKNPAAWIAHNNLGVIRYGQGKFDEAEGHFRRVMIVKPDYAESFANLGAMQYKAGKQEKAEALFLEALALDPRLSTAHVNLAELYENAGKPGLAGKHYALALASDDRLAPAYEKIARMAAARGRADAALNLYRWAVDANPAWIPARERLGTLLASRGLHQEALPHLLAAFEGQPDMEGLAGNLGLVYLSLGRADEALPVLEYAISRRADDPRLLDFLGLALALSGRPLEGAARLREALSIDPYYAPARQHLAQINGGG